One genomic segment of Cellulophaga sp. HaHaR_3_176 includes these proteins:
- a CDS encoding outer membrane lipoprotein carrier protein LolA, with protein MRKLIVLVAFLTSALSMAQNSSKAKTLLDEVYTKVKAYDNIFVDFKYALNNEEANINQETRGDVTMQGDKYIFNYLGAKQLFDGNKVYTIVPENEEVTIEDKSTDENTITPSKMLTFYKTGHTYNMDILQNIQGRKIQFVKLIPMDTNSEIRSILLGIDIETKHIYKLIETGKNGTKSTITVNSFKTNQPLSKTLFTFDESKYKNDGYYIIRN; from the coding sequence ATGAGAAAATTGATTGTTTTAGTAGCTTTTTTAACTTCTGCCCTTTCTATGGCACAAAATTCTTCAAAAGCAAAAACTTTGTTAGACGAAGTTTATACTAAAGTTAAAGCTTATGATAATATTTTTGTTGATTTTAAATATGCTTTAAATAATGAAGAAGCAAACATCAACCAAGAAACTAGAGGAGATGTTACCATGCAGGGCGATAAATATATTTTTAACTATTTAGGCGCTAAACAACTTTTTGATGGCAATAAAGTATACACTATTGTACCTGAAAATGAAGAAGTAACTATAGAGGATAAGTCTACTGATGAAAATACAATTACACCATCAAAAATGCTTACTTTTTATAAAACAGGTCATACTTACAACATGGATATTCTTCAAAATATACAAGGCAGAAAAATTCAGTTTGTAAAATTAATACCTATGGATACTAATTCTGAAATCAGATCTATATTATTAGGTATTGATATTGAAACAAAGCATATTTATAAATTAATTGAAACAGGTAAGAATGGTACAAAATCGACCATCACTGTTAATTCTTTTAAAACGAATCAGCCTTTATCAAAAACCTTATTTACTTTTGATGAATCTAAGTATAAAAACGACGGGTACTACATCATAAGAAATTAA
- a CDS encoding co-chaperone YbbN: MILELDQDNLQDIINQNDNVVVQYSATWCGNCRIMKPKFKKEATTNENITFVIADAEKFPESRKLANVDNLPTFAAFSKGTLKKQVQTNKYDVLKELISEVTSN; encoded by the coding sequence ATGATTTTAGAATTAGATCAAGATAACTTACAAGATATAATTAACCAAAACGATAATGTTGTGGTTCAATATTCTGCTACATGGTGTGGTAACTGCCGTATTATGAAGCCTAAGTTTAAAAAAGAAGCAACTACAAATGAGAACATCACTTTTGTAATTGCTGATGCAGAAAAGTTTCCTGAGTCTAGAAAATTAGCCAATGTAGATAATTTACCTACGTTTGCCGCTTTTTCTAAAGGAACTTTAAAAAAGCAAGTACAAACAAATAAATATGATGTTTTAAAAGAATTGATCAGTGAAGTTACCAGTAATTAA
- a CDS encoding diacylglycerol kinase: MPKKESFLVNRIKSVGFALRGAFLLIRTEASIKIQVFIAVVMTILGFYFDITNTEWILQIFAVALVLGMEGMNTAAEKIADFIQPEFDEKIGFIKDIAAGAVMFVSIASIIIGLIIYVPKIF, encoded by the coding sequence ATGCCTAAAAAGGAATCATTTTTAGTAAATAGAATAAAAAGTGTAGGCTTCGCACTTCGCGGAGCCTTTCTTTTAATACGCACAGAAGCTAGTATTAAAATACAAGTTTTTATTGCCGTAGTTATGACTATTCTAGGTTTTTATTTTGATATTACCAATACTGAATGGATTTTACAAATCTTTGCAGTAGCATTGGTTTTAGGAATGGAAGGTATGAATACTGCTGCAGAAAAAATAGCTGATTTTATACAACCCGAATTTGATGAAAAAATCGGGTTTATAAAAGATATTGCTGCTGGTGCTGTTATGTTCGTATCTATTGCATCTATAATAATAGGACTTATTATTTACGTTCCTAAAATTTTTTAA
- the tpx gene encoding thiol peroxidase — translation MATVTLKGNQIHTLGTLPEIGTKAPSFSLTKNDLSPASLDSYKGKKVVLNIFPSVDTGTCAQSVRQFNTEAAELDNTVVLCISKDLPFAQTRFCGAEGISNVEMLSDFKDGNFGTTYGLSFSDGPLAPLHSRSVVVLNEEGNVIYTEQVAETTEEPNYKAALEALMDA, via the coding sequence ATGGCAACAGTTACATTAAAAGGAAATCAAATACATACATTAGGTACTTTACCAGAAATTGGTACAAAAGCACCTAGTTTTTCACTTACAAAAAACGATTTATCACCAGCTAGTTTAGACAGCTACAAAGGTAAAAAAGTAGTGCTTAACATCTTCCCTAGTGTTGATACAGGCACATGTGCACAATCGGTTAGACAATTTAATACAGAAGCTGCTGAATTAGATAATACAGTTGTTTTATGTATTTCTAAAGATTTACCATTTGCACAAACACGTTTTTGTGGTGCTGAAGGAATTTCAAATGTAGAAATGCTTTCTGATTTTAAAGATGGTAATTTCGGTACAACATATGGTTTATCATTTTCTGACGGACCTTTAGCTCCACTACACTCTAGATCTGTAGTTGTTTTAAATGAAGAAGGAAATGTAATTTATACAGAACAAGTTGCTGAAACTACTGAAGAACCAAACTACAAAGCAGCTTTAGAAGCTTTAATGGATGCCTAA
- a CDS encoding peroxiredoxin, producing the protein MAIVGKKFPNLSVNAMNDLGDTFKLNVLEEAQKNNKKVVLFWYPKDFTFVCPTELHAFQAALGEFEKRNTLVIGASCDTAEVHFAWLSTAKDNGGIEGVTYPILADSNRNLASTLGILDITNEQYDDETGVVTVDGDNVTYRATYLIDEEGTVFHEGINHMPLGRNVNEYLRLVDAYTHVQEKGEVCPANWEEGKDAMQANAKGTAAYLASHAN; encoded by the coding sequence ATGGCTATAGTAGGTAAAAAATTTCCAAATTTAAGCGTTAATGCTATGAACGATTTAGGAGATACTTTTAAACTAAATGTTTTAGAAGAAGCACAAAAAAACAACAAGAAAGTAGTTTTATTTTGGTACCCTAAAGATTTTACATTTGTTTGCCCTACAGAATTACACGCTTTTCAAGCTGCATTAGGTGAATTCGAAAAAAGAAATACTCTTGTAATCGGAGCTTCTTGTGATACTGCTGAAGTACATTTTGCTTGGTTAAGTACTGCAAAAGACAATGGTGGTATTGAAGGTGTTACATACCCAATATTAGCAGATAGCAACAGAAACTTAGCATCTACATTAGGTATTTTAGATATTACTAATGAGCAGTATGATGATGAAACTGGTGTTGTTACTGTTGACGGTGATAATGTAACTTACAGAGCAACTTACTTAATTGATGAAGAAGGTACTGTATTTCATGAAGGTATCAACCATATGCCATTAGGTAGAAATGTAAACGAATATTTACGTTTAGTTGATGCTTATACTCACGTACAAGAAAAAGGTGAAGTTTGTCCTGCAAACTGGGAAGAAGGAAAAGATGCTATGCAAGCAAATGCTAAAGGTACTGCTGCATACTTAGCTTCTCACGCAAACTAA
- a CDS encoding DNA translocase FtsK — protein MAKKAKSSKAAAPKKSRSYKLSKQNKIILGSLIMLLSIALFFSFISFYFTWQDDQSLLSEFSDRNQQAKNLLNKFGASVSHFFMYKGFGLASIIFTFLFFITGLQLFLSQQKQGLLRKWIWGLVFIIWISITLGFFAEKRPLLGGVIGYEMNDFLQDFAGKVGVFLLLLFGLVIILVRLFKLTPEMASEYFNKKKKDITSEFNTTESSETYSEEEIEALIKKEEKQAVVDTYTHKKDIPDIKPEPKPEVVSNDFEISVPEEEESIEMDNLTMEVEKVVEETEVTDNLASKLVEDYGEFDPTLELGNYKFPTIELLDQHGVTGGITINQEELEENKNKIVDTLKNYKIGIAQIKATIGPTVTLYEIVPEAGVRISKIKNLEDDIALSLAALGIRIIAPIPGKGTIGIEVPNKNSTIVSMRSVITSAKFQKAEMELPIAFGKTISNETFVVDLAKMPHLLMAGATGQGKSVGLNAVLTSLLYKKHPAEVKFVLIDPKKVELTLFNKIERHFLAKLPDSEDAIITDNTKVIHTLNSLCIEMDNRYELLKLALVRNLKEYNTKFKARKLNPNDGHMFLPYIVLVIDEFADLIMTAGKEVETPIARLAQLARAIGIHLIIATQRPSVNVITGIIKANFPARIAFRVTSKIDSRTILDAQGADQLIGRGDMLYTQGNDVTRIQCAFVDTPEVAKIVEFIGSQRAYPDAHLLPEYVGEESGTSIDYNISDRDVLFRDAAEVIVIAQQGSASLIQRKLKLGYNRAGRIIDQLEAAGIVGSFEGSKARQVLVPDMVALDMLLSNEKK, from the coding sequence ATGGCAAAAAAGGCAAAAAGCTCAAAAGCAGCAGCTCCTAAAAAGAGCCGTTCTTATAAATTATCAAAACAAAACAAAATTATACTCGGTAGCTTAATTATGCTTCTGAGCATCGCTTTGTTCTTTTCTTTTATTTCTTTCTATTTCACTTGGCAAGACGATCAAAGCTTATTATCTGAATTTTCAGATCGAAACCAGCAAGCTAAAAATTTACTAAATAAATTTGGTGCGAGCGTTAGCCACTTCTTCATGTACAAAGGCTTCGGGCTAGCATCTATTATATTTACTTTTCTTTTTTTTATTACCGGATTACAACTTTTTTTAAGTCAGCAAAAGCAAGGACTTTTAAGAAAGTGGATTTGGGGATTAGTTTTTATTATTTGGATATCGATTACTCTTGGCTTTTTTGCAGAAAAAAGACCTTTATTAGGTGGAGTTATCGGTTACGAAATGAATGACTTTCTACAAGATTTTGCTGGTAAAGTTGGTGTTTTTTTATTACTGCTATTTGGGTTGGTAATTATACTTGTTCGCTTATTTAAACTAACGCCTGAAATGGCCAGCGAATATTTCAACAAAAAGAAAAAAGATATAACCTCTGAATTTAATACCACAGAATCTTCTGAAACTTACAGTGAGGAAGAAATTGAAGCACTTATTAAAAAAGAAGAGAAACAAGCTGTTGTAGATACTTACACTCATAAAAAAGACATTCCTGATATTAAGCCTGAGCCAAAACCAGAGGTTGTATCTAATGATTTTGAAATAAGTGTTCCCGAAGAAGAGGAATCCATTGAAATGGATAATCTTACTATGGAAGTCGAAAAAGTTGTTGAAGAAACAGAAGTTACCGATAATTTAGCAAGTAAACTTGTTGAGGATTATGGAGAGTTCGACCCTACCTTAGAATTAGGTAACTACAAATTTCCTACCATAGAATTGCTTGATCAACATGGTGTAACAGGTGGTATTACGATAAATCAAGAAGAATTAGAAGAAAATAAAAATAAGATTGTAGATACCTTAAAAAATTATAAAATTGGAATTGCACAAATTAAAGCAACCATAGGTCCTACAGTTACTTTATATGAAATTGTACCAGAAGCAGGTGTTCGTATTTCTAAAATTAAAAATTTAGAAGATGATATAGCACTTTCACTTGCAGCATTAGGTATTCGTATTATTGCACCAATACCTGGCAAAGGAACTATTGGTATAGAAGTACCTAACAAAAATTCAACGATTGTTTCTATGCGTTCGGTAATTACATCTGCTAAATTTCAAAAAGCAGAGATGGAACTACCTATTGCGTTCGGTAAAACGATTAGTAATGAAACATTCGTAGTCGATTTAGCAAAAATGCCTCACTTGTTAATGGCAGGTGCTACAGGGCAAGGTAAATCTGTTGGTTTAAATGCTGTTTTAACATCTTTATTATACAAAAAACACCCAGCTGAAGTAAAATTTGTATTAATCGACCCTAAAAAGGTTGAACTTACATTATTCAATAAAATTGAACGTCACTTTTTAGCAAAATTACCAGATTCTGAAGATGCTATTATTACAGATAATACAAAAGTAATACACACATTAAACTCACTTTGTATTGAAATGGATAACCGTTACGAACTGCTAAAATTAGCATTAGTACGTAATTTAAAAGAATACAATACCAAGTTTAAAGCAAGAAAATTAAACCCTAACGATGGCCACATGTTTTTACCGTACATTGTTTTGGTTATTGATGAGTTTGCCGATCTAATTATGACGGCTGGTAAAGAAGTAGAAACACCTATCGCACGTTTAGCACAATTAGCCAGAGCAATCGGTATTCACTTAATTATTGCTACACAAAGACCGTCTGTAAACGTTATTACAGGTATTATAAAAGCTAACTTCCCCGCCAGAATTGCATTTAGAGTAACCTCTAAAATAGATTCAAGAACAATTTTAGATGCGCAAGGTGCAGATCAATTAATTGGTAGAGGTGACATGTTGTACACACAAGGTAACGATGTCACTCGTATACAATGTGCTTTTGTAGATACTCCTGAAGTAGCAAAAATTGTAGAGTTTATAGGTTCTCAAAGAGCTTATCCAGATGCTCATTTATTACCAGAATATGTTGGTGAAGAAAGTGGCACAAGTATTGATTATAATATATCAGATAGAGATGTTTTGTTTAGAGATGCTGCTGAAGTAATTGTAATTGCACAGCAAGGATCAGCATCTTTAATTCAAAGAAAATTAAAATTAGGTTATAATCGAGCAGGTCGTATCATTGATCAATTAGAAGCTGCTGGTATTGTAGGTTCTTTTGAAGGTAGTAAAGCAAGACAAGTTTTAGTACCTGATATGGTAGCCCTAGATATGTTATTAAGTAATGAAAAAAAATAA